The following are from one region of the Corylus avellana chromosome ca1, CavTom2PMs-1.0 genome:
- the LOC132167569 gene encoding organelle RRM domain-containing protein 1, chloroplastic-like isoform X1 — translation MEIFSPSATITKPHIFPSKAYKTQPQNPTINIKFSNSPNKRNHLYLSFSNSSFISFVCLSTTSTTNTLTSSSLSLSSTPCDNHHWLVLMEAPPQGVNSKPEVIDYYVKTLKRVLGRWVCFISCHITVFGFGLSSALVVVLNSEKDAQMCIYDASWDTQFGFCCDIDEETSRELAGLPGVLSVRPDPDYSSVKNTFGSSIIQSSILSSSQIGSTVLFPLGNTKHWLVRMAMPGVGVVTKAQMVDYYGQTLTKVLGNEKDAQMCIYHVSWQSNFGFCCELDDECAQELAGVPGVLSVQPDKNFESKNKDYGGFSLCFI, via the exons ATGGAAATTTTCTCTCCCTCAGCCACAATCACAAAACCCCATATATTTCCAAGCAAAGCTTACAAAACCCAACCCCAAAATCCCACTATAAACATCAAATTCTCCAATTCACCAAACAAAAGGAACCACctttatctctctttttctaattcttctttcatttcttttgtatGTCTCTCTACCACATCAACAACAAATACATTAACTTCCAGTTCCCTTTCTTTGTCTTCCACTCCATGTGACAACCACCATTGGCTGGTGCTCATGGAGGCTCCTCCACAAGGCGTCAATTCCAAGCCAGAAGTTATTGACTACTACGTTAAGACCTTAAAAAGAGTTTTGGGCAGGTGGGTATGTTTCATTTCTTGTCACATTACAGTGTTTGGTTTTGGTCTGAGTTCTGCTTTGGTTGTGGTTTTGAACAGTGAGAAGGATGCTCAGATGTGTATATATGATGCTTCTTGGGATACCCAGTTCGGCTTTTGCTGTGACATTGATGAAGAAACTTCCCGCGAGCTCGCCG GCTTACCGGGGGTTTTATCGGTTAGGCCTGACCCAGATTATAGTTCTGTTAAAAATACATTTGGTTCTTCAATCATTCAATCAAGTATTCTATCAAGCTCACAAATTGGAAGTACTGTGTTGTTTCCTTTGGGGAATACCAAACACTGGCTTGTCCGAATGGCCATGCCGGGCGTTGGAGTTGTTACAAAGGCTCAAATGGTCGATTATTATGGTCAAACACTGACCAAGGTTTTGGGGAA tgagAAGGATGCACAAATGTGTATATATCATGTTTCTTGGCAGTCAAACTTTGGATTCTGTTGTGAACTTGACGACGAATGTGCACAGGAACTAGCTG GTGTACCTGGTGTTTTATCTGTTCAGCCAGACAAGAATTTTGAGTCAAAGAATAAGGATTATGGAggtttttccctttgttttatttaa
- the LOC132167569 gene encoding organelle RRM domain-containing protein 1, chloroplastic-like isoform X2, translating to MEIFSPSATITKPHIFPSKAYKTQPQNPTINIKFSNSPNKRNHLYLSFSNSSFISFVCLSTTSTTNTLTSSSLSLSSTPCDNHHWLVLMEAPPQGVNSKPEVIDYYVKTLKRVLGSEKDAQMCIYDASWDTQFGFCCDIDEETSRELAGLPGVLSVRPDPDYSSVKNTFGSSIIQSSILSSSQIGSTVLFPLGNTKHWLVRMAMPGVGVVTKAQMVDYYGQTLTKVLGNEKDAQMCIYHVSWQSNFGFCCELDDECAQELAGVPGVLSVQPDKNFESKNKDYGGFSLCFI from the exons ATGGAAATTTTCTCTCCCTCAGCCACAATCACAAAACCCCATATATTTCCAAGCAAAGCTTACAAAACCCAACCCCAAAATCCCACTATAAACATCAAATTCTCCAATTCACCAAACAAAAGGAACCACctttatctctctttttctaattcttctttcatttcttttgtatGTCTCTCTACCACATCAACAACAAATACATTAACTTCCAGTTCCCTTTCTTTGTCTTCCACTCCATGTGACAACCACCATTGGCTGGTGCTCATGGAGGCTCCTCCACAAGGCGTCAATTCCAAGCCAGAAGTTATTGACTACTACGTTAAGACCTTAAAAAGAGTTTTGGGCAG TGAGAAGGATGCTCAGATGTGTATATATGATGCTTCTTGGGATACCCAGTTCGGCTTTTGCTGTGACATTGATGAAGAAACTTCCCGCGAGCTCGCCG GCTTACCGGGGGTTTTATCGGTTAGGCCTGACCCAGATTATAGTTCTGTTAAAAATACATTTGGTTCTTCAATCATTCAATCAAGTATTCTATCAAGCTCACAAATTGGAAGTACTGTGTTGTTTCCTTTGGGGAATACCAAACACTGGCTTGTCCGAATGGCCATGCCGGGCGTTGGAGTTGTTACAAAGGCTCAAATGGTCGATTATTATGGTCAAACACTGACCAAGGTTTTGGGGAA tgagAAGGATGCACAAATGTGTATATATCATGTTTCTTGGCAGTCAAACTTTGGATTCTGTTGTGAACTTGACGACGAATGTGCACAGGAACTAGCTG GTGTACCTGGTGTTTTATCTGTTCAGCCAGACAAGAATTTTGAGTCAAAGAATAAGGATTATGGAggtttttccctttgttttatttaa